The genomic DNA TGCCGCTCGAGACTGCTGTCAAGGAGCTACCTGAGCCCGAGCCTACCCTGGTTTTGGCTTACGCCAGGGGCGAGCCGGTGGCCGACCTGGCCCCAAAGCTGGGCCTGAGCATTACCGAGGCCACCGCCCTGCGCGATAGGGCCATAGCACGCTTGCTGGGCGAGGATCGGGGCTCGAGGGCCGGCAAGTGGGTCGAGCTAAAAGCAGCGGTGGTGGCAGCATTGCGCGAGAGCCCCCTCACCTATGACGACCTCGAGGCCCGCTTTCCCATGTCGCGCAGACGGCTGATGAAGCTGATGCTCGAGCTGGTGAACGAAGGCCAGGCCGAGCTAACCGACGAGTACCCATTCCGCTTTGCGAGTGCCCAACCCGCATGAGCAGGCCCTGACAACAGCTCCAGTCCTTTGGCCCACCTCAAACAAAAAGCTTCTGTGGGGCGCATGCTTAAACCCTTGTTGCGCCTCTCGTACTGAAAACGCGCACCTCGCTGCGATCGAACCCGGACAAACCAACGCCCCCTTACGCAAAACCGCATAAGGGGGCATCTGGATCTGGTGGGCGCGATTGGACTCGAACCAACGACCCCTACCGTGTCAAAGTGATAAGACTCTTTCCGAGGCGTTCTGTATAACGCTAGGATGACCCGCAATTTACGTGTCCGGGACGCTAAAAATCAGATTGTTCTTCCTGCCGTTTTCCACCCCTTACTAAACCCCTTTACCCTTCCCGTTGCACCACGGTTGCACCACGGTTGCACCACATGGGGAGAACGCATCTGTGCTGCCTAACGGCATAGGTGACTGTTGCAGGTTGCAGGAAGTGGCGGGTTGGTATAGAATTTATCCATCTGCTGGTAGGTGCCCCAGCCCGGTGGCCCAGGTGGCTGGCGCAAAGCGCAAGCTGGGAGCGTCGATCAGCGGAGAGCCCCAGAGGACGGGAGCCCTGGGCG from Meiothermus cerbereus DSM 11376 includes the following:
- a CDS encoding sigma factor-like helix-turn-helix DNA-binding protein, whose product is MPKKTPGQYFLSKGISPGRLADHLEQLYPLEREVLLARATGETLRAIGQRLNLTPEGVRQVEIRALKKLQEEDTPAQVQGRRFRLAVEHRLGVPLETAVKELPEPEPTLVLAYARGEPVADLAPKLGLSITEATALRDRAIARLLGEDRGSRAGKWVELKAAVVAALRESPLTYDDLEARFPMSRRRLMKLMLELVNEGQAELTDEYPFRFASAQPA